A stretch of the Arachis stenosperma cultivar V10309 chromosome 6, arast.V10309.gnm1.PFL2, whole genome shotgun sequence genome encodes the following:
- the LOC130936357 gene encoding dof zinc finger protein DOF2.4-like, with the protein MVFTSIPAAYLEAAANWQQHQQQQQNHQPSGNSGGSTSPQLLPPPPPPPPQPQPHGAGGGAGSIRPGSMADRARMANLPMPEASLRCPRCESTNTKFCYFNNYSLSQPRHFCKTCRRYWTRGGALRNVPVGGGCRRNKRSKGGGGGSSRSPAASSDRQTGSASSTNSVSSNSTGDIVGLGPSMPPLRFMAPLHHHQLTDFATASGTDIPLNYNLMNYTSISGSMGGVGLGDLSFQIGNPLAAASGGSGGGASGGSSLLSGLEQWRIPQQFPFMAGLEGSSHGGGNNNGGGLLYPFEGSAEISGYVRPKVSTSMVLTQLASVKMEDSRELNNVSSGQFLMGSIGNNNNNTTSNNNVPTHEQYWNGATGTSASASWTELSGFSSSSTTSNNQL; encoded by the exons ATGGTTTTCACTTCAATTCCAGCAGCTTATCTTGAAGCAGCAGCCAACTGGCAGCAGCATCAACAG CAACAACAAAATCATCAACCTAGTGGCAACTCTGGTGGTTCTACATCTCCTCAGCTtcttccaccaccaccacctccgCCACCACAACCTCAACCTCATGGAGCAGGAGGAGGAGCCGGCTCCATCAGGCCAGGCTCGATGGCGGATAGGGCAAGGATGGCGAACCTTCCCATGCCGGAGGCTTCACTAAGGTGTCCAAGATGCGAATCAACCAACACAAAGTTTTGCTACTTCAACAATTATAGCCTCTCTCAGCCCCGCCATTTCTGCAAGACCTGTAGAAGGTACTGGACAAGAGGCGGGGCCTTGAGAAACGTCCCCGTCGGCGGAGGATGcagaagaaacaaaagaagCAAAGGAGGCGGTGGAGGATCTTCCAGATCCCCCGCCGCAAGCTCCGACCGCCAGACGGGGAGTGCCAGCTCAACAAACTCGGTTTCCTCAAACTCAACCGGTGACATAGTGGGCCTCGGCCCATCTATGCCACCATTAAGATTTATGGCTCCATTGCATCATCATCAACTCACAGATTTTGCAACCGCTTCTGGTACAGACATACCCCTAAACTATAACCTAATGAACTATACCTCAATTTCAGGATCAATGGGAGGCGTAGGTTTAGGTGACTTGAGTTTCCAAATAGGAAACCCTTTAGCCGCCGCCTCTGGCGGCAGCGGAGGAGGAGCAAGTGGTGGCTCTTCTCTCTTATCTGGATTAGAACAATGGAGGATTCCACAACAGTTTCCATTCATGGCTGGTTTGGAAGGTTCTTCACATGGTGGTGGTAACAATAATGGTGGTGGATTATTATACCCTTTTGAAGGAAGTGCTGAGATAAGTGGTTATGTGAGGCCAAAGGTTTCAACTTCTATGGTGTTAACACAATTGGCTTCAGTGAAAATGGAAGATTCTAGAGAACTTAATAATGTTTCTTCTGGACAGTTCTTGATGGGAAGCATTggcaacaataacaacaacaccACCAGCAACAACAATGTTCCAACACATGAACAATATTGGAATGGTGCTACTGGAACTTCTGCTTCAGCTTCTTGGACTGAACTTTCTGGTTTTAGTTCTTCTTCCACTACAAGCAATAACCAACTATAG